The stretch of DNA acattccagtcggaacaaaaatacccccgacttgcatgaatttgaaataccgatttctccaggcaccttggtttagaaatctctattagggaacacatttcggagggaacaaaagctccccctactttcgtgtgttctttttcttccttttggctttaagagggtttaaacttttcagttcactcgcctctaggctctttcgtgtgtttgcaatgccgatttcgctgcttggttttaaagtctgtgttagggaacatttttcgatgagaacaaaagtccccctactttcatgtatttgcaatgccgatttccccaaggctgcttggttttgatggctgtgttagggaaaccgtaaatcgggccaatcaaaacgatgcagttagggcgtttagataacgcctaatattttacagttattcaattgtttatctaatgaaaaacaacattttgttagttgcgatagatgcgtagaaatattccctatcaagtgatgcaaacatctctcctatccagtacgaaatgttcgagctataagcattcgaaatctttcattttttcctgcatgttctgtgtttaggttttcattttaccctccatatattccggttagacgtagtcccacgtcaaaacgaacTTACTAGATGTTCTAGAAAAAAAGACCCTCAAATATTgtctcacagtaatgttcggATAGTGGGAAACGACATTTTGATCTactcgaatgatatgattaaaTAATTGTTCGATTCGCCGTTtaatgaactacatataaatactacacgacgcttcgaaggaaattatatttctcaatcattgaaatgggcaaaaaatcattttgaagcccctgggagccgatctggcgtagtggtaacatccatacctctcacgcagagatcacgagttcaattctcactcccgacattcttacaaaaatggaagtaaaagtgacgaaccagccgaaatgtgttgaaagtcactataatagagaaaaaaaaatttttaaagccgatctttttaaaataaaacggttttacatgatccagttttcttccagttttttaaagagcaatcttccagttttttgaaaaatattattggcaaccatGGCCCTGAGAGATAATTTTTCGGGAGAGAAATTGATTCTCGAGGTTGGATGATGCATTGCATCGAGTTGTGAATTCATTCTAtgttagagatgggcaaatcagttCATCATGGtaagcggctcagagccgttcagctcatacaagtgagctgtttatttggaacagctcttgagctcagttgaattttgcagttgtccacacaattgcatatgaaacgtaatcaccatgggacattgcatagtgtgcattttcttaatagacggaaagcaaaaaataaacgaatttaatttgtaattgtacaaaaactagaactgatatgaattctaataatataatacacaacaaatactgaatgctgaaatccaacatagaagatgcttaggatatgctgaacttaaacaacagaaaaaccagcagtagccaaaaaaaatgcctccaggaatattggccgagacaacgttttttgaaaaaaccatcgagattttttttttgcatccgaggatataaaaataaatccactaataggtgcaacgagaaataattatttacgatcacaaaggtaacaaaaggaccagtatcaatcatcaacatttatgccgggtggttttctgaattgttttgattcagcacgcggaaataaatgtatgtgtttccacagtaatgtttaaataacaatgtaatatataaaatttatttacaagcatataataatgtttattattttgtttggccatataagaaaaatttaatgatgtaacgaacgattgaatatcttcaaaacaaaaaccttttttcctatctggcatctctgctaaagctaaagtacgaagagggatacacgaaaacaaactgacgtcatgccatgaagcgcgggagacgaaaaatcctttcgcgtctcgcaattcactctctgcagcttttgcgatccacagctatgcagctcaacagttcaacagctcagcagctcatcagctcaacagctcaacagctcatcagttCAACagttcaacagctcatcagctcagcagctcatcagctcaacagctcatcagctccagctccgtaatgagctgatgagctgcgttttttaagcggaccttacacggtcaactttattgacaatatgatgacatttgagaacataatgacagctgaacatggccgacgacgcagaaatccggattttctgattttcgagcatcaatatcgtgacatttcatatagatgcatgatgttgacgttttacctcacggacttccagactgagttgccagatatgcaagcgcacatttaatttttgttagtcttttttgcgattgcaattaaaatttataaactactgaaattgtaggaatcataaatggaagcttttggtttggaaaaccgatactttgaatagcaaaatacggtacttttcacgatacaaatcaaaacttcaaagtaaactgacaatgtgatggtgagagagtggatgaaacttaacaacgttttaggaattttttaacgttgaactcggtcattctttgcgctagtgagcgggttgtgtgtttcttcacactccgctataaaatttggagaatgagaagatctggggaaatcacagatgaaaaaacatcatgtgttaattcaagctacagtagaatcccgattatccgcggaatagtcgggcaaactcaccgcgattaacgaatatcgcgatgacccattaaaggacaaaaaaatgcaaacacgaaaagagatgtttcaacataaaaactatgttctatcaatacaaaaatcaatcaactatccatctataaggtcgtgtacaccagtggctaaataatgtaaaagccatgaccacaacaaaagagcatgggcctaccactcactaacaaattccggaaaggcctattgatttactatggaactcgcagtcacgaataatccgcagggcggatcacccgctcgcggataatcggggttctactgtcatagtctcatttatggaataaaaacatttgcttgcagataaaataacttgcatatattttggcaaactaaaataatctggcatctctgaaactgaaaggaacagtctgtatttgtgaaacgagtattatgatgtatttttgagaagaaaaaccgaattctaaagtgtaaattatgaatgaaaattaacttttacgaatcaaattagtattctatgtgaatgcaaatcactttttttttctgcaagtggtgagaaaaacccctaacaaaaattatgtctgaaattgacgttatattataataatactgtttagtaggaatatctgaaaattcagaggaagtaggttaagttaaggttaggactacgcgcttcaacttattaaataataccaagtagatattttcattcaaattttaccaattgaaaattgccttttagccttctaatctgatagagaatagtttggatcccaaactcgaatgtcgccactagccatcgcggatattttcgttgtctcgggttgagggcgatattgaccgtgtaaggtggaaaaatattgattgaggttagatcagatgttgaaagcctagctgtcacgatattgaagacacttattgtcaatccggttgatcgtgtaaggtgcccattagattgcgagccgatccgaatccgctcactatgatgaagcgattcgaatgaacagctcatgagcggatggcacatctctattcTATGTACGATTTTTGGTGTGGAAAGTGCCTTTCAGGTCGAAGCAACCTAATTTTGAAGATGGCGTCCAAATTGCGGGACCCTGGTCACCACAGTGCCTTTTTGCATATTATCATTGATTGTGATCGAGCAACTTTTGGCACCCGACGGTGATCTGGTTGGTGGCTATCCCAGAATATTTCCAGGTTGCACTGAATTCCACGGTAATATCAGACACCGAGTCGAACCGCGACAGCGTTCGGAAAAGTTCATCTAAAAAGATTTACTAACTCGGATTCGACACAAGTTCTGTTGATCCCGCAGGTGTATGGGGTGAAATTCTCGATAGtgttttgaaaaattcgaagGCAGATAGAGATTCATAGCGATTCAACTATCCCAAACAGTCTTTCTAACTTAGCGACAGCCTCATCGGAGGATCTTGAGGTTTTCAGCAAAATATAACTGCTATAGCATTTGTGGTCTGTGATGTCGAATTGCACATCAACAACCTAACTTTTGCTAGATTATCAAGCCCTGCAGTATCTTTAACAAACAGCTCCTTATATCGCGAGAACCACGACGAAAAAGTTATGTGGTTCTCCGCGTCGTACCGGAACTCTTTCACGTTCGATGCCAACCAGTCAAGATGTGCTATCTTCTTCCATGCAATTGTTGTTCTCTACTTACACACGTTTATCTTCGTTCCAGAACCACCTGTTCCTGACAGTTCCGCCAATACCACCACTGAAACAACGAAGTTCGCAGAGACCGCGACAAAACTaccagatagcagtgaaaaaCCTTCAAGTGTAAGTAGTATCGTTGAATCTCCGGTCCAAAAAATGGACCTTGACACTTCCCTCAGCTCAGCCACAGTGGCTCCCCTGGAAGCTCATCCGAAGCTGGAAGATAAAGTTCGCGACGAAGCAGTCACACGCGAGGAGCTGCAGCAAATTGTGTTCCGCATCATGAACATCAACAGCCAAACCCGCTTCTCCGAGGCACGTTTCACCATCGATGGGACGGTGCTGGAAAGTGCCCTCAGCGCACTGGAAGCTAAAAATTATAACGAATTTAGCGCCGAAATAATAACGGAGGTGATAAAGGAGTTCTACGAGGGACGCCTTATCGATGCCTGCGGGGGAAGCGCTAGTGCATCGATATCGGACGGCTGGAGTAGCATTCCTTCGAAGAAAGTTAAACCAATCGATATTGAGGAAGTTTTGGAACAGAGTGGCGGGGGAAGTACAGCGATGGAAATTGACACCGAGCAGCTCGGGCTTTGTTCGTCGAAGCCAACGATTAAAGCCTTCAGCTCGAATCGGGTGGCTGCCCTAGATTATCTCATCAATTGCTACTGCAGAGCGAATGAAGAATTGTACAATTATACCAAAATCAAGAAGAATAAAAAGATGTATACGATGGAATTTTTGCCGGAAATAGCAACTATCATAAGCAACATTCGCCAGCAGACGTTAAAGTATGCGATACTGTTGATGAAAAATCGCTTTCAAAATTTTGCACAAATAGAAAATCCGGCCAAGTTAATATTGGAAAAGTCTCCGCTTTTGCAGTTAATGTATGAGAACAAGGTACCGAATTGCTGAGTATAATAAATGTGGTTTATATTAACATATTAACATATATTATTCCGAATTCCAGGTACCATCAGACTTTCTGGCCAGATTAATGGCCGAAGCGTACAAACAGGAGTTCGACTTTGACGAAATATTCACAATCGTGCTAGACGATTTGTATGTCGACATGCAAAACTCGATCTGCAGTGAGAATATTATTGGAGATCCACTGAACCGACTGAAAGAACTCGTAGAGATCAAGGTGAAAAACTCAAGCCCAATTTGTAAGCTTATCGTAAAACATGTTGTGTTCCTACCGAGACTGACCCTAGACAAATACGCTGCCCGGGAAATATCGAAGGTGTCCTTTTTGGCACCGTTCTTATCGCTGTCGGTGTTGCTCGACGAGAATCCGAAATTCGCCACGCATCACTTCCTAGAGAATGTTTGCGATAGAACCCTGGCGGTCTCGTTCCAAACACTGCTCGGAAACACCCGTAAAGTGTTGCATCAAATCTTCCTATCGTTGCTAACCAATCTGGATAGTCGACAAGAGGTGTTGAAATATACTTCGGAGATACTGAAAGCGAATCATAAACGAATCCAGTACAACGCAGACGATCGATTCCTGGCAAAGGATGGATTTATGCTGAATCTGATGTCCGTCCTTCAGCTGCTATCAGTGAAAATAAATATGTCGAAAATAGATCCTCTCTATCCGCATCATCCGGAAGCTTTGATTGAGATTGAAGACGAGACTAAACTGAAATATTCCTCTCAGGAATACAATGACTGGCTGGAATCGTTACGATCCACCAAGAAATGGGAAACACCGAAATTTGTCACCCACTGCTGGTTTCTGACGTTGCACGCGCACCATTTAGGAATCATACCGGCAATTCAGCGCTACaacaaactgctgcgagccaccAAAGAGCTTCAACGAATGGTCGACGAGCTAAACTCCAGCAAGGGCCAGTGGGAAAACACGCCACTGGGGCGCCGGAACAAGCAGGTGCTCGATCGCTGCCGGAATCAAATAAACAAACTGTCCAAGGCGAAACTTGG from Toxorhynchites rutilus septentrionalis strain SRP chromosome 3, ASM2978413v1, whole genome shotgun sequence encodes:
- the LOC129774189 gene encoding ubiquitin conjugation factor E4 B encodes the protein MELTPEEIRARRLRKLETGSRGPLIAVSSAPDSGQQQQQQETSPSESNENSTASTPTEKEPPVPDSSANTTTETTKFAETATKLPDSSEKPSSVSSIVESPVQKMDLDTSLSSATVAPLEAHPKLEDKVRDEAVTREELQQIVFRIMNINSQTRFSEARFTIDGTVLESALSALEAKNYNEFSAEIITEVIKEFYEGRLIDACGGSASASISDGWSSIPSKKVKPIDIEEVLEQSGGGSTAMEIDTEQLGLCSSKPTIKAFSSNRVAALDYLINCYCRANEELYNYTKIKKNKKMYTMEFLPEIATIISNIRQQTLKYAILLMKNRFQNFAQIENPAKLILEKSPLLQLMYENKVPSDFLARLMAEAYKQEFDFDEIFTIVLDDLYVDMQNSICSENIIGDPLNRLKELVEIKVKNSSPICKLIVKHVVFLPRLTLDKYAAREISKVSFLAPFLSLSVLLDENPKFATHHFLENVCDRTLAVSFQTLLGNTRKVLHQIFLSLLTNLDSRQEVLKYTSEILKANHKRIQYNADDRFLAKDGFMLNLMSVLQLLSVKINMSKIDPLYPHHPEALIEIEDETKLKYSSQEYNDWLESLRSTKKWETPKFVTHCWFLTLHAHHLGIIPAIQRYNKLLRATKELQRMVDELNSSKGQWENTPLGRRNKQVLDRCRNQINKLSKAKLGCDIAIIDPNVLGACMQFYSSVCEYMLHQIENRPIEGPFVNKQSPATLVACDNFCSLPEWYIEDIADFILFCMQHSISAIDYVDNSIITWILTLVCAPHLIKNPYITAKLIEVLFVTSPTIQTASQRLYLQIINHELAQTALVSALMKFYTDIETTGQSTEFYDKFTIRYHISHLFKGLWDSAVHRQAIVSESKGGKQFVKFVNFFLNDTTYLLDECLEYLKRIHETQVLMMDETAWNELGADAHQSRQRQLVQDERQCRSYLTLARETVDMFHYLTIDIKEPFLRPELIDRLSSMLNYNLQQLCGPKCNDLRVRNPMKYGWEPRRLLGQLIDIYLHLSCDQFAAALAADERSFERHLFEDAANRVERIGIRTALEVDEFRKLIRQASEIYIQNQQNADEFAEAPDEFKDPLMDTMMTDPVILPSGTIMDRSIITRHLLNSSTDPFNRQPLTEDMLIPATELKERIEQWIQSYREKKKQQN